CATGGACGGGGTGTATTAAAGCAGGTTCGGATAGGTTCTGCTGGCGCCCACATCACATGGCTTCTGGCGGGCTGCACACGTTTTCGTCGGCTCTGAATCTGGTGTTTCATCTGCCCCAAAAAACCGTCCGGAATCCGCCCACGCAGCTTGACAACACCCCGGCGGCGCCATCAATATCGCCAGATGCATTCTCAGCAGACCACCCTCCGTACCGCTCCTGCCCGCACCCTCTCGTGCGTGCGCGGTCTGCTATCCGCTTCCCTACTACGCGTGTAAGCGCGTAGACCTCTCTTTCCCCTCGTTCCGGTGTTTGACCGGTCCGTGCCGTAAGCGGCGACGGGCCTTGAGTGTGGCGCAGTTTGTGCGCCGAATCGTTGGAGCCTCTCATGCACGCCTCGATCCCGCTTTCGCTACGACTACCGACCGGTTGCCAGACCACGCGCCCGTGGCTGTCTGGCCGCCACATCCCGAACCCGATTCCGGCCACCCCGGACGCCGCCCGCGCGGCCGTCCCCGTTGTACGAAACCGATCTCGATCTCACAGGACACACTCACCATGTTGAAGAACCCCGCCACCAAGTACCGCCCCTTCCCCGCCATCGCCCTCGCCGATCGCACCTGGCCCAACAAGACCATCACCCGTGCCCCGATCTGGATGAGCACGGACCTGCGTGATGGCAACCAGGCCCTGTTCGAGCCGATGAACGCCGAGCGCAAGATGCGCATGTTCAAGATGCTCGTGCAGATCGGCTTCAAGGAAATCGAAGCCGCTTTCCCCGCCGCCTCCCAAACCGATTTTGATTTTGTGCGCGAGCTGATCGAGGGCGGACACATCCCCGACGGCGTGGCCATCGAAGTGCTCACGCAGGCCCGCGAAGACCTCATCCGCCGCACGATGGAATCCCTGCGGGGCGCCAAACGCGCCATCATCCACGTCTACAACGCCACCGCGCCGGTGTTCCGCCGCACGGTGTTCAACACCGACGGCGAAGGCGTCAAGCGCATTGCCGTGCAAAGCGCCAAGCTGATCCGCGAGATTGCGGAAACGATGCCCGAGACGCAGTGGACGTATCAGTACAGCCCGGAAGTCTTCAGCGGCACCGAACTGGATTTCGCGCTGGAGGTGTGCAACGCGGTGACCGAAGTCTGGGAGCCGACGCCCGAACACAAGATCATCTTCAATTTGCCTGCCACGGTGGAGATGGCCACGCCAAACATCTATGCCGACCAGATCGAATGGATGCACCGCAACCTGGCGCGCCGCGATTCGATCATCCTCTCGGTGCACCCGCACAACGACCGCGGCACGGCCGTGGCAGCCGCTGAGCTGGCCGTGATGGCCGGCGCCGATCGCGTGGAAGGTTGCCTGTTCGGCAATGGCGAGCGCACCGGCAACGTGGACCTCGTCACGCTTGCGTTGAACCTGTACTCACAGGGCGTGGATCCGGAACTGGATTTCTCGCACATCAATGACGTGGCACGGACCTGCGAAGACTGCACGCAACTGCCGGTGCATCCTCGCCATCCGTACGTCGGCGATCTGGTGTTCACGGCATTCTCGGGCTCGCACCAGGATGCGATCAAGAAAGGCTTTGCGGTGCAGAAGCCCGATGCGCTGTGGGAAATGCCTTACCTGCCGATCGACCCCGCCGACGTGGGCCGCACGTATGACTCGATCATTCGCGTGAACAGCCAGTCGGGCAAGGGCGGCATCGCCTATCTGCTGGAATCCGGCTATGGCGTGGCCATGCCGCGCCGCCTGCAGGTGGAATTCAGCAGCACCGTGCAAGAGCTGACCGACCAGAGCGGCCGCGAAGCCACCGGTGCCGACATCTGGGCGTTGTTCCAGCAGACCTATCTGCGCGGCGATGGCGCGATCGGCTACGTATCGCACCGCCTGACCGAGCGCGATGACGGCAGCCAGCATATTCGCCTGGTGGTCAATATCGCCGACCGCGAGCACATCTGCGAAGGCACCGGCAACGGGCCGCTCGATGCGCTGGTGCATGCGCTGTCGCACGTGCTGGCAGCGCCCGTGTCGATCCATCACTACGAGGAGCGTGCACTCGGCCAGGGTGCCAATGCCGATGCCATCGCGTTTGCAGAAATGGCCGCGCCGGGCGTGGCGGGCAGCGTCTTCGGCGTGGGCGTGGATGCCAACCTGACAACGGCGTCGATTCGCGCCGTGGTGGGCGGCGTCAATCGTTTGATCGCACGCGCCGGTAGCGGCATGCTGCGCAGCGGCAAGAGCGAGGCAGAAGCCGTGTAACTCACAAGTCGGGCTCACACAGTGGAGCGCGAGTTGCTAAATTGAAGAGATGAGGCTCGGGCCGCGCCCGGGCTCATCCCTTCACAAGCGCGCCAGCGTGCACATCCACTGCCACAGGAGAACCGACATGACCACTCGTCCGACCGCGAAAGAGAATGCCAAGCGTTTTGCCAGTGTGATCCAGGCGCTGCAGGCATGCGAGGCCGCTTGCACTCACTGCGCGACGGAATTCGGCAAGAACGGCCACGCCGAAGCCATGGCGCGCTGCATCGGTGTGTGCACGGACTGCGCCGAATATTGCGCCCTCACGCGCAAATTCCTGGAGCGCAACAGCGAATTTGCAGAACTGCTTCTGGAAGACTGCGCCGAGATCTGTTCCCAATGCGCGGAAGAATGCGATCATCACGGCCAAGGCCACTGCAGCGCCTGTGCCACGGCCTGCCGCGCCTGCTTGGACGCCTGCCTGAAAGTCGCCGGCGTCGAAGCCATCACCGCCGAGCCGACTGTCTTCTGATTCTTTTTTTTCAACGCGTATGAAAATTGGCGAACTCGCCCAGCGCACGGGCATCAGCATCGAGACCATCCGCTTCTATGAAGCGCAGGGCCTGCTGCCCCCGGCTGCACGCGCCGCCAACAACTATCGCGTCTACACCCCGGAGCATGTCGAGCAGTTGGCCTTCATTGCGAAGTGCCGGTCGCTCGACATGGCGCACACCGAAATCCGCCGTCTGCTCGAACTGCAGGCCAACCCGCAGGCCTCGTGCGAAGAGATCAACAACCTGCTGGACGAGCACCTGCGCCACGTTGAAGCGCGTATCGCAGAGCTGACCGATCTCAAGGGCCAGATCGAGGCGATTGGGCAACGCTGCACGACGGCAGCGTCCGTGGCTGAGTGCGGCGTGCTGCAGTCGTTGCACGAAGAGCCCGTCGCCGCCCATCCGCAAGGCCACAGTCACGAACATGGCGAGGGCGAACACGCGCACCGGCATATTCGCGGCGTGCATCGCTGAGCGACGTGCAGATTGTGGACGCTACGCCGGTGGTCCAGTCCGACGACATCAAGGTGGACTCGGCCTCCACGCTGGTACCAGCCTAGCGCAATAGGAAACGCCACCCCGGCGTGATCGCGTGGGAGCAGGCGCTTCCTACCGGCGAAAGCGCCCGCCACTCGGCTGACGGCCCCATCGTCTAACCGGGCTGATCGAGTGACCTTGCGCGTCGGCAGATCAAGCGCGCACGCGCATCACCCGCAGGCCGTTGAACACCACCAGCAGGCTCGCACCCACATCGGCAAAGATCGCCATCCACAACGTGGCGTCGCCCATCACGGCCAGCGCCAGAAACACCGCCTTGATGCCAAGCGCCAGCACGATGTTCTGGCGCAGCACGGCCACCGTGCGTCGGCTGATGCGGATGAAGCTGGCGAGCTTGCGCGGGTCGTCGTCCATGATGGCAACATCGGCGGCTTCCAGCGCGGTGGCTGTACCGGCGGCGCCCATGGCGAAACCGATGTCGGCGCGCGCCAGCGCCGGGGCGTCGTTGATGCCGTCGCCGACCATGCCGACGAAGCCGTGTTGGGCGGCCAGTTCACCGACCACGCGTTGCTTGTCGGCCGGCAGCTGCTGCGCGTGCACGTTGCCGATGCCGACCGTCTTGGCGATGGCCTGTGCTGCGCGGCGGTCGTCGCCGGTGAGCATGACGGGCGTCACGTCCAGCGCGCGCAATGCGGCGATGGCCTCGGCGCTTTCGGCCCGCTCGCGGTCGCGCACGCCAAAGAGCGCCACGGCGCCGTTCGCATCGCAGAGCGTGACGGCGGACATGCCCTCGGCTTGCAGTGACTCCGCAGCGGCACGCCAGTCGGAGGTATCGAAGCCACGCTCTGCGACGAGCGCCGCGTTGCCCAGATGCCAGCGCACACCGTTGAACGTGCCGGCCACGCCACGGCCCGGCAGCACCGACAGGTCTTGCACCGAGTTCGCATCGACCGCGCCGTGCGCTGCGGCCGCCTGCACAATGGCCACGGCAATCGGGTGCGTGGTGTTGGCATCCAGCGCTGCAGCCACTGCCAATGCATGCAATTGCGCCGTGTCGGTTGCGGCGTTCAACGCTGCGATGGCGCGGCGGGCGCCACCCGGCAACATCACCGCATCGAGCACCGGGCGGCCGGCAGTGAGCGTGCCGGTTTTGTCCAGCGCCAGCGCGCGTAGGCGCCGGCCGCTTTCCAGATACACCCCGCCCTTGACGACGATGCCACGGCGCGCGGCGGCGGCCAGTCCACTGACGACCGTGACCGGCGTGGAGATCACGAGCGCGCACGGGCACGCGATCACCAGCAGCACCAGCGCGCGATACGTCCACGCCAGCCAACCGTCGGCCGTGACGAGCGAGCCGATGACGGCAACCGCCAACGCCAGCAACATCACCGCGGGCGTATAGATGGAAGAGAACTTGTCGACAAAGCGCTGCGTGGGCGCCCGCTGCGATTGCGCTTGCTGGATGGCCCCGGCAATACGCGCCAGTGTGCTGTCCGCAGCCACCGCCGTGGCTTGCGCCTCGACCACGCCGTCGGTGACGATCGTGCCGGCCAGGATGGCGTCGCCAACGGCCTTCTCCACCGGCAGGCTTTCGCCTGTCACGGGCGATTCGTCGAGCGCCGCGCGACCGCTCACGATGCGCGCATCGACCGGCACGCGGCTGCCGGTGCGCACACGCAGGCGCGCCCCAACGACAACGCTGTCGACCGCCACATCGCGCCAGCCGCCTGCGCCATCGGCCAACTCTGCGGTGTCCGGCGCGATGGCGGTCAGGGCGCGTACGGCATCGCGGGCACGCACCAGCGCGCGCGCTTCGATGGCTTCGGCCACGGCAAACAGAAAGATCACCATGGCGGCTTCGGCCCACTTGCCGATCAGCAGCGCGCCGATGACGGCCACCGCCATCAGGAAGTTGATATTGAACGTGAGCGCGCGCACGGCAATCCAGCCCTTGCGCAGCGTGGGACCGCCGGCCAATGCGATGGAAGCCAGTGCCAACGCCAACACCGGCCAGGCGTGATCGCCCAGCGACCAGGCGATGGCTTCCGCACCGAAGGCAGTCACGCCGCCGATACCGAGCAGCCACGTGCGGCGCGAGATCCGGGTGGGCTCCGCAGATGCTGCGGACAGGCGCTCGCGCTGTTCAAGCACCTCGCCATCCATGCCGATGGCCCGCAGCGCCTCCAGGAAGGGCGTCACATCGTCAACGGTGTGGTGGATGGTGAGATGCCGCTCAAGCAAATTGAAATCGAGCGCGACGACGCCATCCGCGCTGCCCAGCTTGGTGCGGATCATGCGCTCTTCGGTCGGGCAATCCATTTGCTCGATGCGCACGACGGTGCGGCCGGTGGCGGCTGCGCGAGCTTGGGCATCGAAGGGGGCCGCGGCTACCGGCGCGTGGCCATGATCATGATCATGACCGTGGTGATCGTGATGATCGTGGCCATGGTCATGCGCAGGTTGGGCAGCGTTCCTTGCGACCGGTTGCGCATGACCGCAGCAACCGCCGCAGCCGGAGACTTCCGGCTTGGCGTGGTCGTGGACAGGCAGAGTGGAGGCGAGATCGGGTTTCATGCCTCCATTCAAAACCCTGAAGAAACTTCAGGGTCAAGCCCCGCATACCGCTGCTTCAGATAAGGTCTTTCATCCACTTGGCGACGATGGCACGGGCTTCCGGCCAGTCGCCCAGGCCCGATTCCGCGTTGATATGGCCGCGCGCGCCCAGGTTCACGGGCTCCGCACCCCACGCTTCGGCTTGACCGTGGCTCCAGGCGGCGTCGCTGAACGGATCGTCGGTGCTGAAGACGAGCACGGCAGGAAACGGCAAACGCTGCTGCGGAATCGGCCGGAAGTCTGCCAGTTCCGGCGGCATGCCGGCGCGATCCAGTTGCGGCGGAGCAACCAGCAAGGCCCCACGAACCCGCACGGCACGCGCCGAAGTGGCCGCCCAATGCGCCGTCAGCACGCAGCCCAGGCTGTGCGCCACCAAAACGACATCGCCGGGCGCTGCGCCGACTTCGGCTTCGAGCGCGGCCACCCAATTGGCACGCTTCGGGGTCAACCAATCGCGCTGTTCGACACGGCGGTCACCATGCAGGCGTTCCCAGCGCGATTGCCAATGCTCTGGGCCAGAGTTCTGCCAGCCGGGGAGGATCAAGACGGTGGGGGTGGCGCTCACGATGTCTCCCGCAGCGGATGGTGAGTTGAGATGCGCGACATTTTGCCGGGATTTCGTGGGCGGCGTCGGCGCCACTCATCGACAAATCCGCTCAATCCATCCAAATGTTCTGTTTCACAGGCAGATGACGCGCTTCTACAGTCGCTCATAAATCCCGCCAACAGGGATTCCGAATCCAACACTCGGAGGAGACCATGCTCGCACTGCTCGGGCTGTTGACCATCGTCGCGCTGTTTGTCGTCATCCTGACCAAACGCATGTCGCCGCTGGTCGCGCTCATCGCCATACCC
Above is a genomic segment from Ralstonia pickettii containing:
- the leuA gene encoding 2-isopropylmalate synthase — encoded protein: MLKNPATKYRPFPAIALADRTWPNKTITRAPIWMSTDLRDGNQALFEPMNAERKMRMFKMLVQIGFKEIEAAFPAASQTDFDFVRELIEGGHIPDGVAIEVLTQAREDLIRRTMESLRGAKRAIIHVYNATAPVFRRTVFNTDGEGVKRIAVQSAKLIREIAETMPETQWTYQYSPEVFSGTELDFALEVCNAVTEVWEPTPEHKIIFNLPATVEMATPNIYADQIEWMHRNLARRDSIILSVHPHNDRGTAVAAAELAVMAGADRVEGCLFGNGERTGNVDLVTLALNLYSQGVDPELDFSHINDVARTCEDCTQLPVHPRHPYVGDLVFTAFSGSHQDAIKKGFAVQKPDALWEMPYLPIDPADVGRTYDSIIRVNSQSGKGGIAYLLESGYGVAMPRRLQVEFSSTVQELTDQSGREATGADIWALFQQTYLRGDGAIGYVSHRLTERDDGSQHIRLVVNIADREHICEGTGNGPLDALVHALSHVLAAPVSIHHYEERALGQGANADAIAFAEMAAPGVAGSVFGVGVDANLTTASIRAVVGGVNRLIARAGSGMLRSGKSEAEAV
- a CDS encoding RBBP9/YdeN family alpha/beta hydrolase; translated protein: MSATPTVLILPGWQNSGPEHWQSRWERLHGDRRVEQRDWLTPKRANWVAALEAEVGAAPGDVVLVAHSLGCVLTAHWAATSARAVRVRGALLVAPPQLDRAGMPPELADFRPIPQQRLPFPAVLVFSTDDPFSDAAWSHGQAEAWGAEPVNLGARGHINAESGLGDWPEARAIVAKWMKDLI
- the cadR gene encoding Cd(II)/Pb(II)-responsive transcriptional regulator gives rise to the protein MKIGELAQRTGISIETIRFYEAQGLLPPAARAANNYRVYTPEHVEQLAFIAKCRSLDMAHTEIRRLLELQANPQASCEEINNLLDEHLRHVEARIAELTDLKGQIEAIGQRCTTAASVAECGVLQSLHEEPVAAHPQGHSHEHGEGEHAHRHIRGVHR
- a CDS encoding four-helix bundle copper-binding protein, which gives rise to MTTRPTAKENAKRFASVIQALQACEAACTHCATEFGKNGHAEAMARCIGVCTDCAEYCALTRKFLERNSEFAELLLEDCAEICSQCAEECDHHGQGHCSACATACRACLDACLKVAGVEAITAEPTVF
- a CDS encoding heavy metal translocating P-type ATPase, with the translated sequence MIRTKLGSADGVVALDFNLLERHLTIHHTVDDVTPFLEALRAIGMDGEVLEQRERLSAASAEPTRISRRTWLLGIGGVTAFGAEAIAWSLGDHAWPVLALALASIALAGGPTLRKGWIAVRALTFNINFLMAVAVIGALLIGKWAEAAMVIFLFAVAEAIEARALVRARDAVRALTAIAPDTAELADGAGGWRDVAVDSVVVGARLRVRTGSRVPVDARIVSGRAALDESPVTGESLPVEKAVGDAILAGTIVTDGVVEAQATAVAADSTLARIAGAIQQAQSQRAPTQRFVDKFSSIYTPAVMLLALAVAVIGSLVTADGWLAWTYRALVLLVIACPCALVISTPVTVVSGLAAAARRGIVVKGGVYLESGRRLRALALDKTGTLTAGRPVLDAVMLPGGARRAIAALNAATDTAQLHALAVAAALDANTTHPIAVAIVQAAAAHGAVDANSVQDLSVLPGRGVAGTFNGVRWHLGNAALVAERGFDTSDWRAAAESLQAEGMSAVTLCDANGAVALFGVRDRERAESAEAIAALRALDVTPVMLTGDDRRAAQAIAKTVGIGNVHAQQLPADKQRVVGELAAQHGFVGMVGDGINDAPALARADIGFAMGAAGTATALEAADVAIMDDDPRKLASFIRISRRTVAVLRQNIVLALGIKAVFLALAVMGDATLWMAIFADVGASLLVVFNGLRVMRVRA